In the genome of Lathyrus oleraceus cultivar Zhongwan6 chromosome 4, CAAS_Psat_ZW6_1.0, whole genome shotgun sequence, the window CACAAGACCATTGATGAACAAGGCTTTTAGATGCAAAAACTTGGTTAAGCCTAAATTCAGGTCCATTGTTGATCTTACAACTTTAGGAATTGTGTTGCATTGGTTTGTATTCATGTTAAAAAAAATTGGACCTGTTGTGAAACTTCAGACATGTTTCTGAGAAGAATGGTCTAAAAAAATATTGTATGGTCATCAAATATAGTTTTAAAATATCTTGTATGGTCATCAAGGATAGTtttaaaaatgcaaaaaatggtatgaggtagaaaataattttatgaaattatgaaaaaaaattgaataaaacAATACTAAGGGAGCTAATTTTAATGAATTTTAGAAGAAAAAGGAATTAATATAATAAAAAGAAATTGATTTGCTCTAAGCAGGGAGAATTTGATCAGAAACATGAAGAACACTAGTTCTTTAAAGTAAAATTAAATAGTTAATATAAACAATAATTGGAAAAGAGGTTATGGCTTTTATCCATAGAACCTTCACTCGTGCGTTTTGTGATTTTCTTTAAGCCAAATATTCACTTCATGGAGTAGAACGAgatgaaaaaagaatcaatttaAGAGGAGCTTTGAGGTGAAAGTTATGGACATGTAAAGTTGAGGTCGTGACTAGAAAAATGAGTTAGGCAAATGGTCAAGCACCTTGCAGCATGCTAGGTGATGTTAAGGTCCAATGTTCTTGATGCAATAACTTTAGATTCCCTCGTGCATTTTGAGCCAAACTTGGGTCAAATGATCTTTTCCATAAGATTAAGATAATGCAAAAGGAATGGGGTCAAAAGGACAATTGAGCTGAAAATGGCAAGGGTGGAAAGTATGGGTCATGACATGGTTTTAGCCCAAATTGGTAACTTGGCCGATGACACAAATGAGGTCTTAAATGGATGAATTGATGTTTGACCCTTGAATCAAATTTGGAGAGGATCCCAAAAGGCACATTGGACTCAAAGAAGTTTGTCATTTGGATGAAGATTGAAGAAGTTATGGAGCTTGGACCAAAAGTAGGACATATttgcaaattaggtcaaccaCACTTGCACACCTTTTGCAAACTTGATGTTTCCTTACATTCCAAGCCATGACGATGATGTAATGAGTAACCCTTGATGAAATCTTGAAGATACAAACCACAATGTGGTCATGCTTGTGATTTCATGACCAACTGCAATGGTCATGCATGATATGGTTTGGATGTATGCAAATGAGATATGCATAAAGGGAAAAAGGAGGGTAAATTTTTGGGTATGACATCATGCAATTTCTTTGCCTTAAAGACATTTGAGAGAAATTGTTAAGGAATAATAGTTTGGATGTTGGATCACATTATCATGTTGTTTTCTTGCCACACTGAGTAATCACAAAATCAGAATGGCAACTGACGGCTCCACAGTTTGTCTCATTGTGAGTTGTGAACGGAGAGTGTGGAATACAGAGCAATATTCAATCACTCATATTTTCAAGATTCTAAATCAAGGTGATAAGAAGATGATCTTTATTCCCAAATTTTATCTACAATAAATAAGtattgatattttaattttatataattgATCAATAAATTTTTCGATTATATCTATACAATTTTATCATATTCAATACCAAGTGTGCAGAGTGCTTGTAAAAGTTTATTATATATAAATCCAAAATACAACAAGCACTTGAGTTCAATACATATAGAGAGTACACACTGAAATTGAAAAACTGATTATTAAAAGAGTAATAAAATCTATAGACATATATTCTAATCCAATAGGCATACTAAGCAACGTATGTAGGTGTTTCAAGCACTGGTACAAGCATTTGAGTTTTTTCATAACCAGAATTAGTAACTTCAGAGTTTTTACGAAGCTTAGTTGGGTATGTAGCATCCATTGCGATTCCACACTTTCCTGTATTTGTATTTTTCAGATTACGCTCTATCTTTAAGTAACCACGTTCACCCCAGTTAGTCCCCCATGAGTTCCTCACCAACCAATAATCTTTACCATTTTCAGAACCATATCCAACAACCACCACAGCATGATCTAAGCTAGTTCCACAACTACCAGTAAATACACCctaaaataattatatataaaCCAATTTCATTAGCATGACATTTTAAGTCCAACTAATATACCATTAAATGTATGTGATTTTGATTTTGAATAAGCTTACCGATTGGTAGAGTTGAAAATCTTTTCCATATGCCTCAATACCAACGCTGACAGGTTGATTAGCCACAGCTTCCATTAACGCACTTTCACTATTTCGTTGAACATTCTTATAACCATTGATGCTCACTACCTTGGTATTTTTCTGCATCACATCATTAGGAAAACAATTCATAACTCAAAATATATATTATTATGACCATTTAGGAATTATGCTTATGAAACTTAATACATGTaattttatttgacatgcttacTTTTGCTTGATTACATGTGCTCTGCCGACCTAGGTATGGATAATCTATCTGTGAGTCAAGGCCACCATTTTCAACGATGAATCTGTACGCGTTGACCTGGTTACCACCATTACACCCTTTATTTTTTGTTCTATCACAGTCCACAAGCTCTTGTTCAGACAAACTCACAAGACTCCCTGTCACTATCTTGTTAATAGCTTCCACTGCCGCTACTGCAGAAAACGCCCAACACGCTCCTGCATCACCACAAAATAATTTGAAGCAGATGAAAATGATTCAAATTTAAATCAAATCAGAAACAAACTTACCACAACTTCCTTGATTTTTTATAGGAGTAAGAGCCCCTCTCCAATCAACAGACACGGGCAATTTATTATTATGACCTGCCTTATAAGCATATCGTTCACTGGTAATCTTgtttttaatattattattactCCACCTGCTCAAATACGTGTCACGATATTCTTTATTAGTTATATCTGCAAACTCGTTCAACCCAACTCTATAACTGTGATTTTGAGCATTATGCTCATCTATGAATATTAAGTTATCCTTAAATATTTGAAACCTTTGATTTTTCTCTCCTAATCCGTTATACACTTTTTGGTGTTTTACTAACCATTTCTCGTACATGGTCATAACCTCCTTGTTACTACGTCCACTTGACATGTCTAATGATAATGACAAAGTGATCAAGCAAAATAAGATCAAAGAGTATAGTATTGATGCCATGATTGGTGTTTGGCTAATTAAGGAGAGAAAGGTGGATTAGGCTTTGAACTAGTTGGATATTTTTGGTGTGAAGAAGATTAGGTGTTAGTGTGGGATTTTATAGAGAGGATATATTGTTTAATATTTgataaatgaaaataaataatttaGGCAAGTCGTCAGCAATACAATCATAGAGCCACGCCATGCGACTCTTGTTAcgataaaaaaaaatatattcacacatatatataaatcaaGCAACTACCTACCTGAAAAGGAAAGATGCTGCCATTTTTCCTAAAATACTCTTATTGATTTTTGACTTTTAGACTAGCAATTATCCATTAATGTAATTGGCATATTCACTTCTTTCCATTCACTCAAAATGTAATACATAGTTCGCGACATAAAGTGGCAACCTCACGAAGGGCATTGGGTAACGCTAAATATAGATGATGCAATATGTCAAGAAAGATATGCAAGATGTGGAGGCCTTAATCGCAATAGCAGAGGTCGATTGCTAGGTGAATTCACCAAAAGACTTATTTGCAGAGTCAGGAATGTTTAATTATAGGGAGTTCTTGAGGGAATTAAATTAGCTCACAGGAAATTTTTTGACTGTATTGTAATTCAAGTGGACACGAGAGCGGTTTTTAAGGTTATCACTATGGAGAACTACCACAAAGGGGCTGATATTAGTCTGTTAAAAATTCCCCAAACTGAATATGGTATCGAATTTTATGGATGTGTTAATGGATGTTATTTCTTAAAATTACTTGCGAATGAGCGAAAAAAATGTTTAAGAATTAGTGTGCTCGTCAAGGATTCGAACATTTTTGTCTACGTATTCTaatagtgcaataaggaaatcagagaTCTATAGTCCGTGGTAGAGAATACGGATGTGTTGGTTATTTTTAGTGAATCATTATAATCGTATCCTTAAAGTATGTAGACATTAGCTGACTTGATTCTAGTTTGGATACTCCAAGCTTTTAATCTGACTGCTAAGAAACAGattataaaatttattttatgaAAAGAAGAATTGTTTTGCAAAAAGGTTTAAGTAATAAAGGAAAAAGAAAGGGTTAATTGAATTAACGGGGAAAAGAGACTCCTTGAAGTGAAAAGAGCTTGAAGTGAAAGGTATTGTGAAAGTGTGGTTTGAACTAATGATTATGTTGTTTGGATCCACAAGATAGGTGTATCTAAATCAAGGAGTGGCTAATGTAGAATTGTAGGATTGTGTATAGATCCAATGATCAATACCTATAAATGGGGTGTTTGCCTAAGCATGAGAAGACTGACAAGGCGAACATGAATGAGAAATGGTTTGCCTAAGCACGAGAGGACTAACAAGGCAAACATGCAAGAGAGAAAGACTTTGTGTAAGTAGGAGAGGACCGACAAGGTGAACTTGAACAAGAAATGATTTGCATAAGCACGAGAGAACTCACAAGGCAAACATTCAAGAGAGAAACGATTCGATTTTAAGTGGGAGACAAGTATCACATACCACAAGTTAAGTACGGGTGGCACTCAGAATACTTGAGAGCTGAGAGGACAGTTACATCATAActgtaagtttaaggagtgccttagagggggtgaatgaggcacttagagtattttccggatttttgacagtttatgacttttactttcttcagttgcttatgtgatgaaaagcggtaaagtgcggaaaataaagaacaccacgatgtatagtggttcccctcacagattgagagtactccactcccctttctacacgaaagagaatttcactataatgttagattcctagaaaagacaccttaaggtctttctatctaattctaacacaccaagaacaatcctcttggatttataatgtttaaagtccaatcgagactcaatttctcacaaatggacctcttgtatccacacgccgaataacaaggataacacctgacaaacttattcttaacaatcctaaaaataagttgtaatcaaaGAATATAATTCTGAATGTTTAAAAAAGATTGAAAGTAGTTGGaatttgaagtatatcaattaatcaattgatcttctcctttgtaacactcaattctcacaataattatacaagtgttctttgtatgaaatgaaactatgatgctgaaaatgaaagtttatgcaaggtttcactcttaagaaaatttggatgaacacttagaaagtttgagagaatgtgtgtaaatgatttgaaattttgcaaggaggtgattttgaaatctgaaaaatgatgtttatataatgtctaaaacacctcctcaaatgagtgcaataatccaaaggttgccatggttcatggtaaagaaaattgaaaagtttccatgaagagatgcaTATATTTTTGCCTCTGGatcagtggtaatcggttaccttaaattgggtaatcggttacttgcattcaatgtttaaaaatatttgaaatttaCTCAGAGTAATCGGTTACCCCAAAGAGGATAATCGATTACTTGGTTCCAACGTtcaaaaaatatttgaaaataacACAGAGTAATCGGTTACTCTAAAATGGGTAATCGGTTACTCTGTCACAAATTTGAAAAATAGTTAAAAGAGTGAAATGTTTGATGCATAAAAATACTTTGaatgattatggcatgaatgaaacatggtttgaacacttgtataactATCTAGAGTTCAAGTGTTACCTTATCCATTTGAAAGACGATTCTTCATGCGTTTCATCAAGACTTGATCATGGGTGGGAAACTTCATTCACGAGCTTGAATTTTGATCAAACCTTTTTGTTAATCAGTCTTAGCTTTGTAGCGAAGTTTGTCGTCATTAAAACAtctgagaagtcatgtcttcacaatctccccctttttgatgatgataaccCAAAATCATGAAAGTTTGATCCAAGTGTGTTTCTCTAGCACATGCTCCCCCTTAAATGATGCTCCCCCTTAATTTATGAATTAAGGAGTCTTTGAAATCTGCATTTTGTTagagagaaacaaacaacaaggaaataacataGTAACAatttcttctccccctttgtcattaacaaaaaggatgaaaaagaaaaacaagTAACAAGCATGCAAACAGAATAGACTAAGCACCAGAAAACACACAAGAAAATTCAAACATAACATAACATAAATCAATAGTTGTAACATAGTTTGAAAATAAAACTAGAATTGTACTAAATTAAAAAAACATAAGCtagtgaaaaacaaaaaacatGATCAAACTTAATCACTTTAAGACATGTCGTCTCCTTcatcctcttcatcttcttcatcactttcctcgGCACCTTCTTCACTAGGGACAGGTTGACGGTTTAAGGAAAGGAAGAGTTTTCTAAGAGATTTGATACCACGTTGCGTGACCTTGTAATT includes:
- the LOC127074412 gene encoding ervatamin-B isoform X1, translated to MASILYSLILFCLITLSLSLDMSSGRSNKEVMTMYEKWLVKHQKVYNGLGEKNQRFQIFKDNLIFIDEHNAQNHSYRVGLNEFADITNKEYRDTYLSRWSNNNIKNKITSERYAYKAGHNNKLPVSVDWRGALTPIKNQGSCGACWAFSAVAAVEAINKIVTGSLVSLSEQELVDCDRTKNKGCNGGNQVNAYRFIVENGGLDSQIDYPYLGRQSTCNQAKKNTKVVSINGYKNVQRNSESALMEAVANQPVSVGIEAYGKDFQLYQSGVFTGSCGTSLDHAVVVVGYGSENGKDYWLVRNSWGTNWGERGYLKIERNLKNTNTGKCGIAMDATYPTKLRKNSEVTNSGYEKTQMLVPVLETPTYVA